A genomic window from Erpetoichthys calabaricus chromosome 17, fErpCal1.3, whole genome shotgun sequence includes:
- the si:ch73-22o12.1 gene encoding nectin-2 isoform X1 gives MVMARRASPSLPAAALLLLLMQAVSGQRVKVIPEVTAYPGDEVSLRCSFVDPNGEVKKSQVTWIRDLYHEKKQNIAVYNPMFGESYPESSIKGRVSFRTSSLDDPTIVINPVKLEDEGSYICEYATYPSGNEEGVTKLYVLAKPVNYGEAIQVQEGPKLVPVARCVSSSGKPPAEISWVSSFPGNITTENQTNPNGTVTVNSTFSLVPSGLIHDYVITCQVHHKTLATPEKFNIKLNVNHSPLVSISGYDDNWYLGREGASLVCQSRANPPATSVTWKAANGKIPDSVQVNGEILQVKKVDPSVNTTFICEVTNSMGVSQRELSVFVRESPPERQVDNAGVVAGAVIGSLLAIFVVGGVLAALFMCRRRQRNYRDDHGTYDTKTRVFGAKNNGTGVGTLSYKYCESSSEANTEKSSNNFHVPPLNYGVSVAPTAQDILLGQELDDVEKSKFSMLEYDENYDRFDENVNENRPVLQIQDHDCYLDDDMESQRDGSVISRTAVYV, from the exons CTGTCAGTGGTCAGAGGGTTAAAGTGATTCCCGAAGTCACAGCCTACCCTGGAGACGAAGTGAGTCTTCGCTGCAGCTTTGTAGATCCCAatggagaggtgaagaagagcCAGGTGACTTGGATCCGTGATCTTTATCATGAGAAGAAGCAGAACATTGCTGTTTACAACCCCATGTTTGGTGAGAGTTATCCTGAGTCGTCTATAAAGGGGCGTGTCTCCTTCAGGACGTCATCGTTGGATGATCCCACCATTGTCATCAACCCTGTGAAGCTGGAGGATGAAGGCAGCTATATCTGTGAATATGCCACCTACCCCAGTGGCAATGAGGAGGGCGTCACCAAACTATACGTGCTGG cCAAGCCAGTCAACTACGGAGAGGCGATCCAGGTACAGGAAGGTCCAAAGTTGGTTCCCGTGGCCCGATGTGTGTCCTCCAGTGGCAAACCTCCAGCTGAGATCTCCTGGGTATCTAGTTTTCCAGGCAACATCACcactgaaaatcaaacaaatccaaATGGAACGGTCACAGTAAACAGCACTTTCAGCCTGGTACCCAGTGGTTTGATCCACGACTATGTTATCACTTGTCAAGTCCACCACAAAACGCTTGCCACACCAGAGAAGTTTAATATAAAGCTGAATGTGAATC ACTCTCCTCTTGTGTCCATCAGTGGCTATGATGACAACTGGTATCTAGGACGAGAAGGGGCCTCCTTGGTCTGTCAATCCAGAGCCAACCCACCAGCAACGTCTGTAACCTGGAAAGC TGCCAATGGGAAGATACCAGACTCTGTTCAGGTGAATGGTGAAATTCTCCAGGTTAAGAAGGTAGACCCATCTGTCAACACCACGTTTATCTGCGAGGTCACCAACAGCATGGGCGTCAGTCAGCGGGAGCTCTCTGTCTTTGTCCGAG AGAGTCCGCCAGAGAGACAAGTTGATAATGCTGGTGTGGTAGCTGGAGCCGTGATTGGCAGTCTACTGGCCATCTTTGTGGTGGGTGGAGTTTTGGCAGCGCTGTTCATGTGCCGTCGGCGACAGAGGAACTACAGAGATGATCATGGTACCTACGACACGAAAACTAGAGTGTTTGGGGCAAAAAATAATGGAACTGGAGTAGGTACACTCAGCTACAAGTACTGTGAGAGCTCCTCTGAAGCGAACACTGAGAAATCCAGCAACAATTTTCATGTACCACCCCTCAACTATGGTGTCAGTGTTGCTCCAACCGCACAGGACATCTTGCTTGGCCAAGAGCTGGACGACGTGGAGAAATCTAAATTTAGTATGCTTGAGTATGATGAAAACTACGACCGCTTTGACGAGAATGTGAATGAGAACCGACCTGTGCTGCAGATCCAGGACCACGACTGCTATCTAGATGATGACATGGAGTCTCAAAGGGATGGTTCGGTCATTTCTAGGACTGCTGTTTATGTGTAA